gctgtatttattttatatttcctccAACTCCGGTTTTATGGGCAATTAATAAATATAGTGAGGGGACCACGGTAAGTGGAGATTTGGAAAATGGTGATACCACCATTATGCCGACCGAGATTCAGGAAGTTGTTCAGGATAAATCTGGAAGAATGGATCCCTGTATATTAACTGTTTCATTGTTTTTGCTAATATTTtaatccccccccccatcctttcaAGGCACAAGTCTATGTAAAAGTTCTCATACCATCTATAAAGTTGCTCATTCATTCAATAAGTACTTATTGTTCGCTACCATGTTTCTACTACCTTGCTAGGTAGGCATCAGGCATATGATGAGAGTATCCCCCCAACCTCTCAAAGCTTACATTCATTCTTAGTACGTATTAATAAATAATTGGAATACTTAGAAGCAATTGCTTAGGAAAGTGTACCCTGTAGTACTTTGCTATTACCATACTGTATTGCGAAGTGAGGTGTGTATGacttctgtgctttttttttttcctgtgttggtactaggacttgaacactTGGTTTCtgtgtggctggtgctctattacatcagccatgcttccactttaagctttttgctggttagttggagacagagtctttgtgctttcttttctccccccTAGGCTGGTTCCAtgctgtaattctcagatctcagcctcctgaagattataggtttgagccaccaatgTTGTCTGATGGCTTATTATTTCTTAGTCTTCTTTAAAGTACATTACAGTTTTCTTTAATCTTACTATTAGATAAATGAACTCACTAGGATTTACTTTCCAAGTCTGGTATAATGTCTTTGAAGGCTGTCCTTGGCGGTGAAAGTAGTGGTAGAGTAATTCTTGTTCTTGCCATATTTCATGAGAGTTTTGGGAAATAACATCCAGCAAGTTTCTTACCAAAACAACAGGTAGAATACTACTGTAGACCCATTgtgattttcttgtttgttttgtgtcagtcctggggcttgaactcaggggctgggtgccatccctgagctttttttttttgctctgctctttaccacttgaaacacagcactacttacagctttttctgagtagtttgttggagataagagtctcacagctgggCATtgttgactcatgcctgcaataccatctactcaggtggctgaaattttgaggatcacagttagaagctagcccaggcaggaaagtctttgatggTCTtatatctcccaactaaccacctaaaatctggaagtgaagctgtgtcttaaagtggtagggggctagccttgagcacaaaagctccaagATAAtaccaaggccctaagtttaagccccaggacctgagagagagagagagagagggagacagacacacacacacacacacacacacacacacacacacacacacacacacacacacacaaactcactcagtctttcctgccctggccggatttgaaccttgatcctcagatctcagcctcctgagtaaataggattacatttCCCGTAGAAACCTGTCAAGTCTCTAGTTTCTTCCAACAATATTTTGTTGTACAAAACTTGTACTTTCCTAAGTGAAATTTATTCCTGTTAATTTGAATGTAATTGCAagtggatattttttcttttttgcttaaagataatgtctttcttttcttctttcttttttttttttgccaacccgggggcttgaactgagggcctgagcactgtccctggttgcttttgctcaaggctagcactctgccagcttcagccacagagtcacttctggccttttctatatatgtggtgctggggaatcgaacccagggtttcatgtataggaggcaagcactcttgccactaggccacattcccagcccaataataaTAGCCTCATCCCTCAGCCTTattagtgctgagattacagatgtgaactaccatgcccagcaACTGGAACTGTTTTCATCTCATTTTTattagttgttttttcttttcttttctttttttgccagtcttggggcttggactcagagcctgaacactgtccctagtttttttttgttttttgttttttttaattgtcaaagtgatgtacagagaggttacagtttcatgccttaggcattggatacatttcttgtactgtttgttacctcctcccttattcccccctccccccaactggcttctttttgctcaaggctagcactctgctacttgagccacagcgccacttctggccattttctatatatgtggtactgaggaatcgaatctggggcttcatgcatacaaggctcttgtcactaggccatattcccagccatattcTCATTTTGAATCATTCACTTCTAGTGAATAGAAATAcaataatgagggctgggaatgtggcttagtggtagaatgcttgcctagtatgcatgaagccctgggtttaattccttagtagcacataaacagaaaaaacccccacaaaaaacaaTAGTGAAACCCACCAAATATTGTTTGAAAAGGGGGAGGGGCTAAGGGAATATAACAGAGCAGTGAACTTGTTCAAAATACACTGTATGCATCTATAGTATTAATACAATAAAATCTCCTTATgctattaatgtatgctaataaggaaaaaatataacAGATTTTTTAATGTTGACCTTATGTCCTGCAAGCAACTATGCTGAACATATTAGCTATAATAGTGGTGCTTTGGTTAGTtcaattattttgtgtgtgtgtgtgcatgtgtgcttgtgcatgtgtacacacgattcttggggcttgaatttagggtcatTCAGggcttggcactatccctgagcttttttgctcaaggctatcactgtgccacttgagccatagctcggatggttaattagatataagactcacatacaaggcaagcactcttgccactaggccatattcccagccccataagactctcatagactttcctgcccagactggctttgaactatgatcctcatatctctccCTCTTGAGTAGGACACCAGCACCTTGATCttataacaatttttattttaaaattgttacagTTCCCTTTTGGTTACTGAGAGCATGGGATTTATTTCCCATCCTTATTACCTGTTAACTACTAACTATTAACTGTTCAAGTCTCTGGTTCTAAAGAATGTCTCTTGTTGACAACATTTGGGTCATTTTCAGTGCACTCTGGCAATTTGAGTGTTTTTTCATTGGAGAGTTTAATACATTTGAACTGAATGactaataagaattttttttttaccatttgtttcttgttttctgtaATATATATTTTCTGTAATATATATTTTGTTCTTGAACTCCATTGTtgcaatttcttaaaaaaatttggtcatgggctggggatatggcctagtggcaagagtgcctgcctccgatacacgaggccctgggttcgattccccagcaccacatatacagaaaaacggccagaagcggcgctgtggctcaagtggcagagtgctagccttgagcgggaagaagccagggacagtgctcaggccctgagtccaaggcccaggactggccaaaaaaaaaaaaaaaaaaaaatttggtcaggcctggagcttgaactcagggcctgagtgctgtccctgaacttctttgctcaagactagtgctctaccactttgagctccaattctggttttctggcagttaattggagatgagagtctcacagccttcttgcccagactggctttgaaccatgaccctcagatctcagcctcctgagtaggattataggcgtgagcctgcCTGGCTTGTCACTGCATTTTATTatgattgattttctttctttctttcttttttttttttgccagtcctggggcttgaagtcaaggcctgagcactgtccctagcttctttttgctcaaggctagcactctgccacttgagccacagcgccacttctggccattttctgtatatgtggtgctggggaatcgaacccagggcctcatgtatacgaggcaggcactcttgccactaggccatatccccagccccaggtttttgtttttgttttttctggttttgtgctTGCTTTTAGGTTGGGGTGGGGTTGTGGTGGTTGCTTTTTTGCTTATGTTAGCTTATGTTTTTCTGCTCTTATAGACTCAGATTCTGGCTCTGAATCCGATTCAGAGCAAGAGAATGGTGCTTCTGGCCGCTCAAGTAACGCCTCTGGAAGTGAAAGCGACCAGGATGAGAGAGGTGACTCAGGACAACCAAGCAATAAGGAGCTATTTGGAGACGACAGTGAGGATGAAGGCGCATCCCAGCACAGTGGCAGTGATAACCACTCAGAACGATCTGACAATCCGTCAGAGGCCTCGGAGCGATCTGACCACGAAGACAATGACCCCTCTGATGCAGATCAGCAGAGTGGCTCGGAAGCCCATCACGATGACGAGGACGAAGGCCACAGGTCCGATGGAGGCAGCCATCACTCAGAGGCAGACGGCTCTGAAAAAGCGCACTCTGATGATGAAAAATGGGAACGAGAGGATAAGAGTGACCAGTCAGATGATGAAAAGATGCAGAATTCTGACGAGGAGGAGAGAGCAGCGGGGTCTGATGACGAGGAGAAGGTGCAGAACTCGGATGACGAGGAGAGACCTCAGCTTTCCGATGATGACAGGCAGCAGCTGTCTGAGGAGGAAAAGGCCAATTCTGACGACGAACAGCCCGTAGCTTCCGATAATGACGATGAGAAACAGAATTCCGACGATGATGACCGACCACAGATGTCTGATGAGGAGAAAATGCAAAACTCTGATGACgaaaggccccaggcctcagatgAAGAGCGAAGGCATTCGGATGATGACGAGGAGCAGgaccataagtcaggtaatatatTTATGAGAACCATACAATAGAggccccatttatttatttagtttctgttttgttttgccagtcctggggcttgaactcagggcctgggcactgtccttgagctcttttttgcttaaggctagttctctatcacttgagccacagcaccacttctggctttttctgtatatgtggtgtggaggaatggaacccagggcttcatgcatgctaggcaagcactctaccactaggccaaactcttgGCCCTCTTGTATTGAGTATAATGTATTTTAGATTCATCCAAATGGTTGTATCAGTAGTTCTTTTCCTATTTActgttatgtagtattccattgtacgGCTATACCACAGTTTGTTTATCCCCAGCGTTACCTTTCCATCATAAGATTTCAGAATTCTAATGTCAGTATGATTGTGCATAGCCTCTCTTATTTTTCAGAGTCTGCCCGAGGCAGTGATAGTGAAGATGAAGTACTACGGATGAAACGCAAGAACGCCATTGCGTCTGATTCAGAAGCAGACAGTGACGCAGAAGTGCCAAAAGGtgcccttttctttcctccctgtgTATGTATGTTTCATGCCTCTTTGTGCATTGCAGTGGAGTGCACTCCTCACCCTGAGTGGAGTAGCCCAGACTGAGCTGATGGGAGAAGCTGCTTGTGCTAAATCAGCTGGAGAATGAATCCATTGTCAGGCTGAGCTTATGATTGGGATGAAAACCACCAGGTCCTCCTTCAGTTTAAATAATGACATTCTCAGGTGTTGTcttaagtgactttttttttttcaatttttgtgccagtaatggggcttgaactcagggcctggatgctgtccccatttgagccttagctccactgtggctctttggtggttagctggaggtaagagtttcatggactttccccacccaggctggttttggatgtcgatcctcagctctcagcctccaaagtagctaggattgcaggtgggagccaccagtgccaggcttcatTATCATTAATTGGGGGTAGCAGGGTTGCTGCTCTCCTGTTCCTTATCCAGGCACGCCTGGCAGGGCTCTGAGGACCTGCTGCAGAGTTGGGTTCTGGGAATTTTCTGGCCTACTCTCAGGAACCATGGAGATACTAACCCAGTgcattttccctcccaccctgcaGATAATAATGGAACCATGGATCTGTTTGGCGGTGCAGATGATATATCATCAGGGAGTGATGGCGAAGATAAACCGCCTACTCCGGGACAGCCTGTGGTAAGTAAAATTGCTCATGCAACTTGGATTTCTTGGACTTCTACTTGAGGTAACAGGTTCCAAGGTTTCCTACTCCAAGAACAGGATGGTGGTAATGTCAGTATGCAAGGATGATGAACACATGACTCAGTTTGTTGAAGAGTTCAATATGAGGTGTTGCCATGCTCTAGGGACCAAGACTGAGGACCTAAACTTTGAGAACTGTgaacttgtttttttcttgcttgtgCAAAGAAGTGTGTACTGGGTAGCCCATCTCTGATGTGAATTGTTGGAGGGACTTCATATTGGAGCACTGATTGACTTTATACTTCTGCTGATGaatatttggtttttttgttttttgtttttttttgccagtcctggggcttggactcggggcctgagcactgtccctggcttctttttgctcaaggctagcactctgccacttgagtcacagtgccacttctggccattttctgtatatgtggtgctagggaatcgaacccagggcttcatgtacacaaggcaagtgctcttgccactaggctatatccccagcccctgctgatgAATATTTGGAAGGGAGATTTATCACAAAagagtttgggtttgttttggtttttttgtgccagtactggggcttgaactcagggtctcacactctcgCTTgggttttttgcccaaggctggtgctctaccacttaaaccacagctccatttccaacaaaAGAGCCCTGCCTACCCTGTCCCACTtcccctgggctggtttggagGTAGTTGAGAAGCACTGAGGCTTCTGAGGCCTTTGAGAGCCGCTTTAGTCCTGAAGTGTCAtcgggatgtttcttgctcaccTAAGCAAGGTGTGGATGTTGAACTAGGCCATTGCTAGGTCCCTTGAAGGTCTAAAATTCTGTGCCTCTTTCACCAGGATGAAAATGGCTTGCCTCAGGATCAACAGGAGGAAGAGCCAATTCCTGAGACCAGAATAGAAGTAGAAATACCCAAAGTAAACACGGACTTGGGAAATGACTTGTACTTTGTTAAACTGCCCAACTTTCTCAGTGTCGAGCCCAGGTAAGGAATTCAGTTCAACAGTGTGCACTGGACACTGAAGAGAAACAATTGGAAATATGATAGTCTCTTACTTTACGTGGAGTTGACTAATCACAGAAATGTAAAATTGCTTGTATATTTGTGAAAAACATATCTGGAGATAGAAAACATATGAACTGCGGTTAAGGGAAACTTTTTGATGTCTGTGACTCTGGTTTGATACCTTCATATGAAATTAGCAGATATCACAAGTCTTTCACACATTTTGTCTTTAACCAGTGAAATCCTAAAAATGCTAAAGTGATGAAATTTTGTAGGGAAACGGTAGCAGTCCATTGTGGCAGCCATTCCTGACTTAGCAAAGCTAATTGTGTGCTAGGTgtcaatgactcacacctgtaatcccagttactcagaaggctgaggtctgaggatcaaagttggaagccagcctatgcaAGAAAGTTCCTgtgctctttatctccaactagccaccaaaaggccagatgtagagctgtggctcaagtggtagattgctagccctgaggacaaaaatctcagggacagcatccagaccctgagttcaggcacagaggaggaaagaaggaaggagggagggaggaatgtggagagagagagagagagagaaggcaggcaggcaggcatgcaggcagAGCTAAATGTGTTGGATAAATAGTATTATGTATTAAGTTCATTCTCTAAGCTAGAACCTTTGTGACTTGTTCTTCAGAAGACTTTATGATAATAAAGAACATTTTGAATACGTTGTTTGATCTTTATTTCAGgcattatatattcttttttttcttgatactgacagtagggcttgaatttggggcctcaggttcttacttggcttttgttctcaaagctgtcactctcccacttgagccacagctccatatccagctttttgctggtcatttggaggaagagtctcacagacttccctgcccaggctggctttgaactgcaatcttcggatctcagtcttctgagtagctaggattataggtgtgcaccacggGCACCTGACTGGTGGGACCAAATGTTAAGAAATTACAGTAATGCAAATAATTCTTTGAAGTTGACCATGAAGGtatttggctattgtgatttttaaaaattatgctaTGACTTTTCAGTATAATTGTATGTAGTAAATGAATCCTATAATTATGTGATGATAATATTCTTTACAAAATATGATTAATGCTTATTTCAAAAACATTTGTAGACCTTTTGACCCTCAATATTATGAAGATGAATTTGAAGATGAGGAAATGCTGGATGAAGAAGGTAGAACAAGGTTAAAGCTAAAGGTagtgtttccttcttttcttcttgagtCTTAATTAGTGGGGTAACAGGAAGCAGCAGTTACTAAAGACAtttactgtcttttcttttcttttttttttctgaattctttttttttttttgccagtcctggggctttaacttgagcactgtccctggcttctttttgctcaaggctagcactctgccacttgagccacagcaccacttctggccttttctatttatgtggtgctgaggaatcaaacccagggcttcattcatgctagacaagcactctaccactaagccaaattcccagcctttACTGTGTTTGAAAGACCCATTCCCAGTGCTATTCTGTTCACTTtctaaaccacaatcttcagatcttcagatctcaatctcctgagttagctaggattacaggcctgagccaaccagcacccagccagaaaTTCATTtaagaatacatatatacatacacacacataaaatttcCTGGTCTTAAATCTGTTCCCCATTTCTACATAAAGAGGGGTTTATTCTCTAAGATGTTTATATCTTAAAACAGGTAGAAAACACTATAAGATGGAGGATCCGCCGAGAcgaagaaggaaatgaaattaaGGAAAGCAACGCCCGGATAGTCAAGTGGTCAGATGGAAGGTGAGCTTGAATGTCCCTGAAGAGGGCCAGAATACCCAGGATGTGTTACGTGGGAAGAAGTTATGGAATAGGGCCTTTACTGGGAAGATGAGGAGAGGTTTTGTTAGTTATTCCCTGTGATTGTGTAGAAAACCTGAGAGGAACTCATCTGGAGATTGCTTAGACTTCTGGGAAAACATACACGTGTGCCAACATATGCTCCTCCTCTTTGGATATGTGGCTTCATCATTCATTACTTACATTTTGACACTTAGGAAAATCTTTCATTGGTAACATAGAGGCCGGGCAAATGTCACAGTAGGTTTTCTTTGATGTAGTCAGTTTATCCTTATCagaatttgtcttttttccttctgatttcTGGGTATAGGAGAGATAGCATTTTCAGTGAAGTGAAATGACAGCGCGAGAGCTTTTTGACTGTGATATGTGAagtgtctcctctctcctctcagcaTGTCTCTGCACTTAGGCAAT
This genomic stretch from Perognathus longimembris pacificus isolate PPM17 chromosome 23, ASM2315922v1, whole genome shotgun sequence harbors:
- the Leo1 gene encoding RNA polymerase-associated protein LEO1 isoform X2, which codes for MADMEDLFGSDADSEAERKDSDSGSESDSEQENGASGRSSNASGSESDQDERGDSGQPSNKELFGDDSEDEGASQHSGSDNHSERSDNPSEASERSDHEDNDPSDADQQSGSEAHHDDEDEGHRSDGGSHHSEADGSEKAHSDDEKWEREDKSDQSDDEKMQNSDEEERAAGSDDEEKVQNSDDEERPQLSDDDRQQLSEEEKANSDDEQPVASDNDDEKQNSDDDDRPQMSDEEKMQNSDDERPQASDEERRHSDDDEEQDHKSESARGSDSEDEVLRMKRKNAIASDSEADSDAEVPKDNNGTMDLFGGADDISSGSDGEDKPPTPGQPVDENGLPQDQQEEEPIPETRIEVEIPKVNTDLGNDLYFVKLPNFLSVEPRPFDPQYYEDEFEDEEMLDEEGRTRLKLKVENTIRWRIRRDEEGNEIKESNARIVKWSDGSMSLHLGNEVFDVYKAPLQGDHNHLFIRQGTGLQGQAVFKTKLTFRPHSTDSATHRKMTLSLADRCSKTQKIRILPMAGRDPECQRTEMIKKEEERLRASIRRESQQRRMREKQHQRGLSASYLEPDRYDEEEEGEESISLAAIKNRYKGGIREERARIYSSDSDEVSDEEKAQRLLKAKKLTSDEVNLLEREKQKMMIKQIKSIRSM
- the Leo1 gene encoding RNA polymerase-associated protein LEO1 isoform X1, with amino-acid sequence MADMEDLFGSDADSEAERKDSDSGSESDSEQENGASGRSSNASGSESDQDERGDSGQPSNKELFGDDSEDEGASQHSGSDNHSERSDNPSEASERSDHEDNDPSDADQQSGSEAHHDDEDEGHRSDGGSHHSEADGSEKAHSDDEKWEREDKSDQSDDEKMQNSDEEERAAGSDDEEKVQNSDDEERPQLSDDDRQQLSEEEKANSDDEQPVASDNDDEKQNSDDDDRPQMSDEEKMQNSDDERPQASDEERRHSDDDEEQDHKSESARGSDSEDEVLRMKRKNAIASDSEADSDAEVPKDNNGTMDLFGGADDISSGSDGEDKPPTPGQPVDENGLPQDQQEEEPIPETRIEVEIPKVNTDLGNDLYFVKLPNFLSVEPRPFDPQYYEDEFEDEEMLDEEGRTRLKLKVENTIRWRIRRDEEGNEIKESNARIVKWSDGSMSLHLGNEVFDVYKAPLQGDHNHLFIRQGTGLQGQAVFKTKLTFRPHSTDSATHRKMTLSLADRCSKTQKIRILPMAGRDPECQRTEMIKKEEERLRASIRRESQQRRMREKQHQRGLSASYLEPDRYDEEEEGEESISLAAIKNRYKGGIREERARIYSSDSDEVSDEEKAQRLLKAKKLTSDEEGEPSGKRKAEDDDKANKKHKKYVISDEEEEEDD